In the genome of Magnolia sinica isolate HGM2019 chromosome 2, MsV1, whole genome shotgun sequence, one region contains:
- the LOC131224651 gene encoding uncharacterized protein LOC131224651, with the protein MAAAMQQQQDVFMRQQRDMHALRWNLWGTEIAGKHPEKDIVEAKFLEKYFPWSCRNEKIAQFLKLEQGSLTVAQYKARFNELSQYVPKALEDAEYKLQKFKEGLRQGIQSRLCAWDFEDFTKLVDKAIRVENNFERALRTRSSAREALVRPRQAPPAPFARRARVMLAGAPPMPPVKGCEYCHKIVHSARSCLKKMRDEGIAPLASHPQTGLVAARPALRPQMQRSGPLVHQRAPTRVFAVATTDTEEDLHQTIHGTAHIHGTLVFLLFDSGATISFMDSTIANRLGLNITRIHAPLVVASPMGKFLETDKICKDCPLTLAHHEVAVDLILMPMKQFDIMLRMDWLSQVRAVMDCHNKMVTITVLGQASFTVKGKIFQEILGLPPRRAVDFCINLKPGTAPISLPPFRMPPCEMEELRKQIDELMT; encoded by the exons ATGGCTGCAGCTATGCAGCAGCAACAAGACGTATTCATGCGCCAGCAACGAGACATGCATGCCCTCAGATGGAATCTTTGGGGAACAGAGATCGCAGGAAAGCATCCCGAGAAAGATATAGTCGAG GCGAAGTTCCTTGAAAAATACTTCCCCTGGTCATGTAGGAATGAGAAGATAGCTCAGTTCTTAAAGCTGGAGCAAGGCAGTCTGACCGTCGCCCAATATAAGGCTCGGTTCAATGAACTTTCTCAATATGTGCCGAAAGCCCTGGAAGATGCTGAGTACAAATTACAGAAATTCAAGGAAGGACTTAGGCAGGGAATCCAGTCACGACTATGTGCCTGGGACTTCGAAGACTTCACCAAGCTGGTGGATAAGGCTATAAGAGTCGAAAATAATTTTGAACGCGCCCTAAGGACCCGTTCCTCAGCTAGGGAAGCCCTAGTCAGGCCCAGACAGGCGCCTCCGGCCCCATTTGCAAGGAGGGCCAGGGTCATGCTTGCAGGTGCACCCCCCATGCCTCCCGTAAAAGGCTGCGAGTACTGCCACAAGATCGTGCATTCCGCACGAAGTTGTTTAAaaaagatgagagatgaaggcaTCGCTCCACTAGCAAGTCACCCTCAGACAGGGCTAGTAGCTGCCAGGCCAGCACTAAGGCCGCAGATGCAGAGATCGGGACCTCTAGTCCACCAGAGGGCCCCTACTCGCGTATTCGCTGTAGCCACGACAGACACTGAGGAAGACCTCCATCAGACCATTCACGGTACCGCTCACATACATGGTACCCTTGTCTTTctcttatttgattctggtgcaaccATATCTTTCATGGACTCTACTATTGCAAATAGACTAGGGCTGAACATAACTCGCATACATGCTCCCTTAGTCGTAGCATCCCCCATGGGTAAATTCCTTGAAACAGACAAGATATGTAAAGATTGTCCCCTTACTCTCGCACACCATGAAGTGGCTGTGGACCTAATCCTCATGCCTATGAAACAATTCGACATCATGCTCAGGATGGATTGGCTTTCTCAAGTTCGGGCAGTAATGGACTGCCACAACAAAATGGTCACCATAACAGTCCTTGGGCAGGCCTCCTTCACTGTAAAAGGGAAAA TATTTCAAGAGATACTAGGACTACCCCCAAGGCGAGCagtagatttctgcatcaacctCAAACCAGGAACTGCCCCTATATCATTACCACCGTTCCGAATGCCCCCATGTGAAATGGAAGAGCttaggaagcagatagatgagtTGATGACATAG